A stretch of the Nitrospirota bacterium genome encodes the following:
- a CDS encoding diguanylate cyclase: MARLRHHRRLSVNTMAATATRRVLLLHNDPDEASTLAGLLGRAGFEVESNDGGGLAMDELFHNPPTLVLAADGAGGRSVETLVRDLKADPILGRLPIVVLIREVRVDDVDWGALTVDDYITMPYRPNDVVRRLRLCLSRMARSLDANPLTRLPGNTSILCETTRRIDSGHPFALAYLDVDNFKSFNDRYGYGRGDEVLVVTCRLLTTVVSELAGTEGFVGHVGGDDFVFMSDPATIDAICQTVIKRFDLVIPDFYDREDRLRGYIDSVDRKGNREQFPLMTLSIAVVTNEFAPIKHPGDVSKIVSQLKKQAKAMTGSFYLKDQRISDRQLDPADVPVGLPQ, from the coding sequence ATGGCGAGACTTCGACACCATCGACGACTTTCTGTGAATACTATGGCAGCCACGGCGACACGACGCGTGCTTCTCCTGCACAACGACCCGGACGAAGCCTCGACGCTGGCCGGCCTCCTCGGCCGGGCCGGATTTGAGGTCGAGTCCAACGACGGGGGCGGCCTCGCCATGGACGAGTTGTTTCACAACCCGCCGACCCTGGTCCTGGCGGCGGACGGAGCCGGCGGCCGTTCCGTGGAAACCCTGGTGCGCGATCTCAAAGCCGATCCAATCCTTGGACGTCTCCCCATCGTCGTGCTCATCCGCGAAGTCCGTGTGGACGACGTGGACTGGGGCGCGCTCACCGTGGACGATTACATCACGATGCCCTACCGGCCGAACGACGTGGTGCGCCGGCTCCGGCTCTGCCTGAGCCGCATGGCCCGTTCATTGGATGCAAACCCGCTGACCAGGCTCCCGGGGAACACGTCCATTCTCTGCGAGACCACCAGGCGGATCGACAGCGGCCACCCCTTCGCCCTGGCCTACCTGGACGTGGATAATTTCAAGTCGTTCAACGACCGTTACGGCTACGGCCGCGGCGATGAAGTACTGGTGGTGACCTGCCGCCTGCTGACGACGGTGGTCAGCGAACTGGCCGGGACCGAGGGATTCGTGGGCCACGTCGGCGGCGACGACTTCGTGTTCATGAGCGATCCCGCGACGATCGACGCCATCTGCCAGACGGTGATCAAGCGGTTCGATCTGGTCATTCCCGATTTCTACGACCGGGAGGACCGCCTGCGCGGCTACATCGACTCGGTGGACCGCAAGGGAAATCGCGAACAGTTCCCGCTCATGACGCTCTCCATCGCCGTGGTCACGAACGAGTTCGCCCCGATCAAGCACCCCGGCGACGTCAGCAAAATCGTGTCCCAGTTGAAGAAGCAGGCCAAGGCCATGACAGGCAGCTTCTACCTGAAGGATCAACGCATCAGCGACCGGCAGCTCGATCCCGCCGACGTCCCGGTCGGCCTTCCTCAGTAG
- a CDS encoding HDOD domain-containing protein: MSTVTATEIRRRIEKVGDLPTLPLVVHKIVSISNRPNSSAEEIAQIIEKDQVLAAKVLKLANSPYYGFPKRIGTVSHAVVILGLNIVKRMAICASVFDMMMATGMGQLWRHSLAVAMTCHTLAMRAGLPHPEEVFVAGLLHDLGQVALYSKAPDLAVQVEQTLHGSDLWRTEAEQEILSLTHAEMAGWLADHWSLPNSLKEPMMYHHQPTLARDAPLQTAIVHVADILAKAMGYGAMDNQPVSPLASKAWKLVNLDDNALAACVDIAWRDFDTIDDFL; the protein is encoded by the coding sequence ATGTCGACTGTGACTGCCACAGAAATCCGGCGTCGGATCGAGAAGGTCGGGGACCTCCCCACCCTGCCCCTGGTGGTGCACAAGATTGTCTCGATCAGCAACCGGCCCAACTCCTCCGCCGAAGAGATTGCGCAGATCATCGAGAAGGATCAAGTGCTGGCTGCAAAAGTCCTGAAGCTGGCCAACTCGCCCTATTACGGGTTCCCGAAACGGATCGGCACGGTCAGTCACGCAGTCGTGATTCTCGGACTCAACATCGTGAAACGGATGGCGATCTGCGCCTCCGTCTTCGATATGATGATGGCCACGGGGATGGGCCAACTCTGGCGCCACTCCCTGGCCGTCGCCATGACCTGCCACACCCTGGCAATGCGGGCCGGCCTCCCGCATCCGGAAGAGGTCTTTGTGGCCGGCCTGCTGCACGACCTCGGCCAAGTCGCCCTCTACTCGAAAGCGCCGGATCTGGCGGTGCAGGTCGAGCAAACCTTGCACGGGAGCGACCTCTGGCGGACGGAGGCCGAGCAGGAGATCCTCAGCCTGACCCACGCCGAGATGGCCGGCTGGTTGGCGGACCACTGGAGCCTTCCCAACTCGCTCAAAGAGCCCATGATGTACCACCATCAACCCACGCTCGCGCGTGATGCCCCGCTGCAGACGGCAATCGTCCACGTCGCGGACATCCTGGCCAAAGCCATGGGCTACGGCGCCATGGACAACCAACCGGTGTCTCCCTTGGCGTCGAAGGCCTGGAAGCTGGTCAATCTGGATGATAACGCGCTCGCCGCCTGCGTCGACATCGCATGGCGAGACTTCGACACCATCGACGACTTTCTGTGA
- a CDS encoding HDOD domain-containing protein produces the protein MSSLITTAPHDPAAIKRQIEKMGELPTLPHVVQKIVLMSNRSDTSAEDLGKIIEKDQVLAAKVLKLANSPFYGFPSRIASVSHAVVVLGLNVVKGLTLGATAFDMMKAAGMEQLWRHSLGVAMMAHILAARSGIKNPDELFAAGLLHDLGKVVLQAKLPELGAQIERVLKQSDGSRTQAEQEVLGLTHADMAGWLGDMWHLPSTLKDPMMFHHHPMLARDADMQTAVVHVADVLVKALGCGDSGDDLVPPLNQKAWKLINLDEAGLDECLNKAAQEFETIDDYL, from the coding sequence ATGAGCAGCCTGATCACGACCGCCCCCCACGATCCGGCGGCCATCAAGCGCCAGATTGAAAAAATGGGCGAGCTGCCCACCCTGCCGCATGTGGTGCAGAAGATCGTCCTGATGAGCAACCGCTCGGACACGTCGGCCGAGGACCTGGGCAAGATCATCGAAAAGGATCAGGTGCTGGCCGCCAAGGTGTTGAAGCTGGCCAACTCGCCGTTTTACGGGTTTCCCTCCCGCATCGCCTCGGTCAGTCACGCGGTGGTGGTGCTGGGGTTGAACGTGGTGAAGGGGTTGACGCTGGGCGCCACGGCGTTCGACATGATGAAAGCCGCCGGCATGGAGCAGCTCTGGCGCCATTCGCTCGGCGTGGCCATGATGGCGCACATCCTGGCCGCGCGCAGCGGGATCAAAAACCCGGATGAACTCTTCGCCGCAGGCCTTCTGCACGACCTAGGCAAAGTCGTGCTGCAGGCCAAGCTGCCGGAGCTGGGCGCGCAGATCGAGCGCGTGCTCAAACAAAGCGACGGCTCGCGCACCCAGGCGGAGCAGGAAGTCCTGGGCCTGACCCATGCGGACATGGCCGGCTGGCTGGGCGACATGTGGCACCTGCCGAGCACGCTCAAGGACCCCATGATGTTCCATCACCATCCCATGCTCGCCCGCGACGCGGACATGCAGACCGCCGTCGTCCACGTGGCCGACGTGCTGGTGAAAGCGCTGGGGTGCGGGGATTCGGGGGACGATCTGGTGCCGCCGCTCAACCAGAAAGCCTGGAAGCTCATCAACCTGGACGAGGCCGGGTTGGATGAGTGTCTCAACAAGGCCGCCCAAGAGTTCGAGACCATCGACGACTACCTATGA
- a CDS encoding diguanylate cyclase yields the protein MRVLIAEADALARRVLETALTQWGHEVAGCADGVAALQLLLGATPFDYALLDWSLAELDGPKICRAVRKQSAVQTYLLLLCKPDADQVPLAALDAGADDALLKPVDADQLQFRLHAGQKVLELRRELASAQETLRVKTLQDPVTGLWNREALTDSMDRELDRARREGAPLGFVLLDVDDFRLVNDTLGRRAGDGALRQVGQRLRRSLRPYDVLGRYGGDQFLAILPGCDEPLATALAERLRTSVSAQPIALDEGTIRITLSAGIAAAGGMQERRPADALACAAEAALYRAKQPGQHSLAVATKGAWLNIST from the coding sequence GTGCGGGTCCTGATCGCCGAAGCAGACGCGCTCGCACGCCGCGTGCTGGAAACTGCTCTCACCCAATGGGGCCACGAGGTCGCCGGCTGCGCCGACGGGGTGGCGGCCCTCCAGTTGCTGCTCGGAGCAACGCCCTTCGACTATGCCCTGCTCGATTGGAGCCTGGCCGAACTCGACGGCCCGAAGATTTGCCGGGCGGTCAGGAAGCAGTCTGCGGTGCAGACGTATCTGTTGCTCTTGTGCAAGCCGGACGCGGACCAAGTTCCCCTGGCCGCGTTGGACGCGGGCGCCGATGATGCCCTGCTCAAGCCGGTGGATGCCGACCAGTTGCAGTTTCGTCTCCATGCCGGCCAGAAGGTCTTGGAGTTGCGTCGGGAACTGGCCTCGGCGCAGGAGACGCTTCGCGTCAAGACCCTACAGGATCCCGTGACCGGCCTGTGGAACCGCGAAGCCCTGACCGACAGCATGGACCGCGAGTTGGACCGGGCCCGGCGCGAGGGCGCCCCACTGGGCTTCGTCCTGCTCGATGTGGACGATTTTCGCCTCGTGAACGATACGCTCGGACGGCGCGCCGGGGACGGAGCCCTGCGCCAGGTGGGTCAACGTCTCCGTCGCTCCCTGCGCCCCTATGACGTCCTGGGCCGCTACGGCGGCGACCAGTTCCTGGCCATTCTGCCCGGCTGCGACGAGCCGCTCGCAACGGCGCTGGCGGAGCGCCTGCGCACCTCGGTCTCCGCGCAGCCGATCGCGTTGGACGAAGGCACGATCCGCATCACGCTCAGCGCCGGCATCGCAGCCGCGGGCGGGATGCAGGAGCGGCGCCCGGCCGATGCGCTGGCCTGCGCGGCCGAAGCGGCCTTGTACAGGGCCAAGCAGCCGGGGCAGCACAGCCTGGCGGTGGCCACGAAGGGTGCCTGGCTGAACATCTCGACTTGA